Within the Arthrobacter sp. UKPF54-2 genome, the region CATCAACGAAGAGCCCGCGCCCGACGCCGGGGCAGGACGGTGAGCGAAGCGGCCTGGGAGCGGACCCTCACCGTCGGGACCGCCGAGCAGACGCACGCCCTCGCGGCCGCCCTCGGCGACGGGCTGCAGGCGGGGGACCTGCTGGTCCTCACCGGCGAGCTCGGCGCCGGCAAAACCACCTTCACGCAGGGCCTCGGCGAGGGACTCGGCGTCCGCGCGGGGATCATCTCGCCCACCTTCGTGCTGGTCCGGATCCATCCCAACCGGCCGGACGGGCCGCGCCCCGGCGGACCGGACCTGGTGCACGTTGACGCGTACCGGCTGGAATCGGCCTCCGAAATCGACGACATCGACCTGGAGAACACCCTG harbors:
- the tsaE gene encoding tRNA (adenosine(37)-N6)-threonylcarbamoyltransferase complex ATPase subunit type 1 TsaE, which produces MSEAAWERTLTVGTAEQTHALAAALGDGLQAGDLLVLTGELGAGKTTFTQGLGEGLGVRAGIISPTFVLVRIHPNRPDGPRPGGPDLVHVDAYRLESASEIDDIDLENTLDSSVTVVEWGRGRVEHLSESRLEVELHRQLGGTPPGDTALGGTPPGAQNATQTPGSQPAGAVLDFDTDDADEPRTVVFRGFGPRWAEPPAALAAFPSPPATPETD